In one window of Cydia fagiglandana chromosome 1, ilCydFagi1.1, whole genome shotgun sequence DNA:
- the LOC134674442 gene encoding ATP-binding cassette sub-family G member 1, whose translation MAVASAMLKGLSNMITGGEREKAPAVDMPSSVDIQFTNLSLTVTEGFRKKRTKTILKNISGLFRSGQLTAIMGPSGAGKSSLMNALTGFSTKGVTGMIRAGNSVCQLETHQRSMRALKHYRSKSAYILQDDRISPLFTVEELMKFAADMKLGNMTDKLKLTMISEVLEDLGLSGTEKTRCGNLSGGQRKRLSIALELLDNPPVLFLDEPTTGLDSVTSAQCIEMLKNLARSGRTVVCTIHQPTASIYSLFDQVYILADGMCVYHGASENTVPYLASVGLQCPKYHNPADYMLEIANGEYGSFNELLAVECNKMDWTRAPTLMPSKADQLCKTTISAAVRPPSEWYRLGVLFRRCFIQQYRDWTVTHLKVLLHIMVGVLLGFLFDGSGNDGAKTFSNLGYLMISIVYLMYTSLMPGILKFPAELSIIKKETFNNWYQLKTYYIALLFTGVPIQIWYSFVYSAPSYFLTEQPQDLSRFAMFVLVLSHTTLLADALGNLIGTFLNPINGTFCGAIYSCCMLVLAGYLVLLSHMSWFMRLLSNASFIRYAFEAIILCIYSFNRQALPCPEYQDYCHMKHPKEVIKLFSYKPDNFWVDIVLLFLTIVFFRVVAYLTLRRSIKRSG comes from the exons GAACGAAGACTATCCTGAAGAACATCTCCGGCCTGTTCCGCTCCGGGCAGCTGACGGCCATCATGGGGCCCTCCGGCGCCGGCAAGTCGTCTCTCATGAACGCACTCACTGGCTTCTC CACGAAGGGCGTGACGGGCATGATCAGGGCGGGCAACAGTGTCTGCCAGTTGGAAACACATCAGCGGTCAATGCGCGCACTAAAACACTACCGCAGCAAATCAGCATACATCCTTCAG gATGACCGCATCAGCCCGCTGTTCACAGTCGAGGAGCTGATGAAATTTGCTGCCGACATGAAACTAGGCAACATGACCGATAAACTGAAGCTTACTATG ATAAGCGAAGTGCTGGAAGACCTGGGATTGTCTGGCACAGAGAAGACGCGGTGCGGTAACCTGTCAGGCGGGCAGCGGAAGCGGCTGTCCATAGCGCTGGAACTGCTGGATAACCCTCCAGTACTGTTTCTGGATGAACCCACCAC CGGACTGGACAGCGTGACGTCAGCACAGTGTATAGAAATGCTAAAAAATTTGGCGCGTTCAGGCCGAACCGTCGTATGCACCATCCATCAGCCTACTGCCTCTATATACTCGCTCTTTGATCAG GTATACATCTTGGCAGACGGTATGTGCGTATACCACGGCGCGAGCGAGAACACAGTGCCGTACCTCGCCAGTGTTGGTCTCCAGTGCCCGAAATACCACAATCCCGCCGACTACA TGCTAGAAATAGCGAACGGCGAATACGGCAGCTTCAACGAGCTATTAGCAGTGGAATGCAACAAGATGGACTGGACACGCGCACCGACGCTGATGCCCAGCAAAGCCGATCAGCTATGCAAGACCACCATCTCTGCTGCGGTCAGACCCCCGTCCGAGTGGTACAGATTGGGCGTACTGTTTCGGCGGTGTTTTATACAACAATATAGAGACTGG ACGGTGACCCACCTAAAAGTTTTGTTACACATCATGGTGGGCGTGTTGCTGGGATTTCTCTTCGACGGATCAGGGAACGACGGCGCCAAGACATTCTCGAACCTTGGCTACCTGATGATATCCATCGTCTACCTGATGTACACGTCGCTTATGCCCGGGATATTGAAGT ttccCGCCGAGCTGTCGATCATAAAGAAAGAAACGTTCAATAATTGGTACCAGCTGAAGACGTATTACATAGCGCTGCTGTTCACTGGCGTTCCAATTCAG ATCTGGTACTCGTTCGTGTactcagcgccctcatacttctTAACGGAGCAACCTCAGGATCTATCGCGGTTCGCGATGTTCGTGTTGGTGCTTTCGCACACCACGCTACTCGCTGATGCGCTTGGCAATCTGATTGGGACCTTTCTCAATCCCATC AACGGCACATTCTGCGGCGCCATCTACTCGTGCTGCATGCTGGTGCTGGCGGGGTACCTGGTGCTGCTGTCGCACATGTCCTGGTTCATGCGGCTGCTCTCCAACGCCTCCTTCATCCGCTACGCCTTCGAGGCCATCATCTTGTGCATCTACTCGTTCAACCGCCAGGCGCTACCCTGCCCTGAATATCAAGATTACTGCCATATGAA GCACCCAAAGGAAGTCATCAAGTTGTTCAGCTACAAGCCGGACAACTTCTGGGTGGACATCGTCCTGCTGTTCCTGACTATCGTGTTCTTTAGAGTGGTGGCTTATCTCACTCTACGTCGGAGTATCAAACGATCTGGTTAA
- the LOC134669794 gene encoding O-acyltransferase like protein-like — MFLASTKPDELRSCFSVYGNTDRLLTLASKPGALDCLDGIRALSILWVITGHSALVHFGTYLSNYVDYLEWSVNLRAVYILAANLSVDSFFALSGLLLVYTAANKMNPIQLIKNLHLFYLHRLLRMFPLLAAAVLLQASVFHQVSDGVRWNRVAWETQKCRDHWWSALLHIQNLVNPRGICLAHSWYLSVDVQLHILSPLLLFWVLGSRRSASAGLAAAILGSLTFVTVYSFLNNFTGNQDTQYTVYFYHNTLARSPVFIIGMLCGYVLHVTRKKKIVMPWLLVCFGHTLAIVLSGYCMYHVHPEWSQLAINFNTALIRPAWAVSLCWLIVACVNGYAGPINWFLSINLWKFVARISYAMYIFHYPMQFIMVGANIMPIYFNLETVFMNLASDVVYAVIVAVVMCVLVDAPFSTLIRRLMAVIAPPPQKKPARQPGTQDSNLPEAKLDETSKPNGQSA, encoded by the exons ATGTTTCTAGCCTCAACAAAACCTGACGAGTTACGAAGCTGCTTCTCAGTATACGGCAACACAGACCGCCTGCTGACGCTCGCCAGCAAGCCCGGCGCGCTTGACTGCCTCGACGGCATCCGAGCCCTCTCCATACTCTGGGTCATAACAGGACACTCGGCCCTTGTTCATTTCGGGACGTATTTAAGCAACTATGTTGATTATCTTGAA TGGTCAGTGAATTTAAGAGCAGTTTACATTTTGGCTGCAAACTTGAGCGTTGACTCGTTCTTTGCGCTCAGTGGCCTCCTGCTTGTTTACACAGCAGCCAATAAAATGAACCCTA tacaactAATAAAAAACCTGCACCTATTCTACCTTCACCGACTCCTGCGCATGTTCCCGTTGCTGGCAGCCGCAGTGCTGCTCCAAGCATCCGTGTTTCACCAGGTGTCCGACGGCGTACGTTGGAACCGCGTCGCGTGGGAGACACAAAAGTGCCGCGACCATTGGTGGTCGGCACTACTGCACATACAGAATTTAGTCAACCCTCGTGGAATT TGCCTGGCCCACTCGTGGTACCTGTCGGTGGACGTGCAGCTGCACATCCTGTCACCGCTTCTGCTGTTCTGGGTACTTGGCAGCCGCCGCTCCGCCTCGGCCGGGCTCGCTGCTGCAATCCTGGGCTCTCTAACCTTCGTCACTGTCTATAGTTTCCTAAACAACTTCACTGGAAACCAAGA CACTCAATACACAGTATACTTCTATCATAACACCCTTGCACGGTCACCGGTATTCATAATCGGTATGCTGTGCGGATACGTGCTGCATGTTACAAGAAAGAAGAAGATTGTGATGCCTTGG TTGTTGGTGTGCTTCGGACACACATTGGCTATAGTACTGTCAGGGTACTGCATGTACCACGTGCACCCCGAATGGAGTCAATTAGCCATCAACTTCAACACAGCTTTAATACGGCCCGCTTGGGCTGTCTCACTCTGCTGGCTAATAGTCGCATGCGTTAACGGATATGCAG GTCCGATCAACTGGTTCCTCTCCATTAACCTATGGAAGTTTGTAGCCCGAATCTCATACGCAATGTACATCTTCCACTACCCGATGCAGTTCATCATGGTTGGCGCCAACATCATGCCCATTTACTTCAACTTAGAAACTGTT TTCATGAACCTCGCGAGCGACGTGGTGTACGCGGTGATCGTGGCGGTGGTTATGTGCGTGCTTGTGGACGCGCCCTTCTCTACGCTTATCCGGAGACTAATGGCGG TAATCGCACCTCCACCTCAGAAAAAACCTGCTAGACAACCGGGCACTCAGGATTCGAATCTTCCAGAAGCAAAATTAGACGAAACGTCAAAACCGAACGGACAATCAGCTTAG